The sequence below is a genomic window from bacterium.
AGCGGTGAGCCATCAATTGGCTACGCCTTCCGCAACCTCGGATCCAGCAGGTCTCTCACGCCGTCCCCGAAGAGGTTGAACCCCAGGACGAGGAAGAGGATGGCGATGGCCGGAAAGGTCGCGATCCACCACTGCTCCATAAGGAACCGGCGCCCATCCGAGACCATCAGCCCCCACTCGGGCGTCGGTGGCTGCGCGCCAAAGCCGATGAACGACAGCCCGGCGATGATAAGGATGACGTTGCCCACTTCGAGCGTGGCCTGCACCAGGATGGGGGCGAGGGCGTTGGGGACGAGGTGGCGCGCGAGGATCGCTGTGTCTGTCGCACCTTCGGCGCGGGCCGCCTCCACGTACTCCCGGGCGCGCAGCGAGAGGACCTGGGCCCGAGCGATCCTGGCGTAGACCGGCCACGAGGTCACGGTGATGGCCAGCAGAGCGTTGGTGAGGTTGGGCCGGAGGATGGCCGAGATGGCCATCGCGAGGATGAGGCTCGGAAACGCCAGAAACATGTCGGT
It includes:
- the nikC gene encoding nickel transporter permease, with the protein product MVWRALRRSPLTLTGGLIVAVFITIALLGPLLASRNPLAQDLGQRLIAPSPAYLFGTDSLGRDVFTRVIYGARISVVAGAAVVTGATIFGLAAGMLAGWHGGWWDETLMRITDMFLAFPSLILAMAISAILRPNLTNALLAITVTSWPVYARIARAQVLSLRAREYVEAARAEGATDTAILARHLVPNALAPILVQATLEVGNVILIIAGLSFIGFGAQPPTPEWGLMVSDGRRFLMEQWWIATFPAIAILFLVLGFNLFGDGVRDLLDPRLRKA